DNA from Coffea arabica cultivar ET-39 chromosome 10c, Coffea Arabica ET-39 HiFi, whole genome shotgun sequence:
AGAGGAAGTTGTTGATGGGATATGTTCAGGTGGAGGGTGCTGCCAGACATCCATCCCAAAAGGGACATCAGAGTTTAGTTTGTCGGTGGGGAGCTTCCGTAACCACTCAGTTGTTGAGAACTTTAATCCCTGCAGCTCAGTCTTTGTTGTTGAACAAGGTGGGTTCAACTTCTCTATGGATCTATTGAGGGATATAGAAAATGTGAATAAACTCCCTGTAGCGCTTGATTGGACTATTGGGAATGAGACTTGTGAAATTGCTCAAAAGAACTTGGATACCTATGCCTGCCAGAAAAACAGCAAGTGCATAAACGATCCTGAACCTGATAGTTATCCTGGATATAGATGTTCTTGCCTTGAGGGCTATGAAGGCAACCCTTACATTGCTTGTCAAGGTACAGAATCGACTAATTGGGATGCCAAATGCCATtcacgttattttgtttttctattggTGCCTTCCAATCTTATTATGTTTTTTGCAGATATTGATGAGTGTCAAGATGAAAATCTTAATACCTGCACATTCAAAAGCCTCTGCAAAAATGAAATAGGCGGCAATAAATGTTCTTGCCCAAATGGATATCAGGGTGATGGGAAGATATCACCTTGCCTCCCCAAAAGGAAAAACCAGCAGCTACTTGTTACTAGGATTATTGCAGGTCAGAACCATGTCTACTGTTCCGCTTTTGTGTTATTTAGTAAGGATAAcagatttgaaaagaaaatacCATCACCAATGTTGATTTGAGTTTACTTCTGACATGATTGACTTTCCTATCATATGTTTTCTAATGATGATGTGGTAATGAAAAATCTGATATGTTATTAACCATAAAGATCTTCAAGTACGTAGGATAATTGGATCTTAAACCTTTTGTAAAGGGGTTAACTTCTCGAGACTGCAAGAAACAAGGGTTAACTTCCAATTGAAACTTTGGAAAATTGAATGTTCTGAAATGCCAATTCTTGAAAGTAAACGCTATCATTCACCAAACTTTTTTCCAAGAAAGCTGAAATTATTCACATTAAAATTGTACATCTACTCATGCATCATGTTCTGAAGTCTGAACAACTCAAGACCTTCTTGCTGATCTTGATGAATAGCTATATTTTTATGATCATTCAAGTAACTATGTTTTCCAAGAatatttcttattattatttttattatttttgtggaAACAACTTACCTGCAGGTATTGCGCTCGTCACAGCAGCTCTACTTGCATTTGGCTCCTGGTTATACTTTGAATTCAAGAGAAGAAAGCTAATCATCGAAAAGCAAAAATTCTTTCAAGAAAATGGTGGTTTGCTCCTGCAACAGGAACTAATCAAGCAAAAAGACTGCACAAATATTGCCAAGATATTCACTGCTAAAGAACTTGAAAAAGCAACCAACAACTTTGATGAAAAAAGGGTCATTGGCCAAGGAAGCTATGGCACAGTTTACAAAGGAAACTTGACAGATTGCACTGTAGTAGCAATCAAGAAATCTAGAGTAGTTGATAGATCCCAAATTGACCACTTCATCAATGAAGTTATAGTTCTCTCCCAAATCAATCACAGAAATGTGGTCAAGCTCCTTGGATGTTGTTTAGAAATGGAAGTCCCTTTGCTAGTTTATGAATTCATCAACAATGGAACACTTTTCGATCATATGCAGGACAAAGCCAAGGCCTCGGTTCTATGCTGGGATACTCGTTTGAGGATAGCCACAGAAACTGCAGGGGCGCTTTCATATTTGCATTCTGCTGCTTCTCCTCCTATTATTCATCGAGACATAAAGTCGGTCAACATACTCCTAGATGATAAATACACCGCGAAAGTGTCAGACTTTGGAACATCAAGATTGGTACCCATGATTGAATCTGAGATACCGACAATGGTGCAAGGAACAATTGGCTACTTAGACCCTGAGTACCTGCAGACGAGTCAATTAACAGAGAAGAGTGATGTCTATAGCTTTGGGGTTGTTCTTGTGGAGCTATTGACAGGAAAGAAGGTACTGTGCTTTGAAAGATCTGCAAGGGAGAGAACTCTGGCGAgttattttctttcttcaatAAAGGATAACCGTTTGTTTGAAGTTCTGGATGATAATATCGACACTGAAAGAAATGCAGAGCAGCTGAAAGAAGTTGCTATGCTGGCAAAAAGATGCTTAAATGTGAAGGGGGAAGACAGGCCAACCATGAAAGAAGTAGCATTGGAATTAGAAGGAATGAGTCTATCAGCGAGGCATTCGTGGGTACAACATCCTGCAACAGTTTTAGAGGAGATGGGATCCCTTCTTAGTGATGTTACGATCATTCTTAGCCCCAAAACACATGTTCTTTTGCCGATAAATGATGGCAGATGAGAATTTTCTTGCCAGTATCAACATATTTATTGTCCACAGGAAACTTAAGTTGATTTTATgtatttatctttttcttttacagTTTCCTGTTGTCCTCTTTCTTCATGGGGGATCAAATTATAAATAGCTATGCCTATGGATTTTGTACAGCAGACTGGCAATTTCATGAATGCTACTGACTTGTAACATTTTTCAACATGTTTGATTGATTTTGGTGACCTCGTAGACCAAACAATTCAACATTTTGATGCTCGAATTCACGTAAAGCCTGATTTGTCATTTTCCTACtgtgattttattttttcaaaaaaggggaaaaaaaaacagcacTTGGTCCTTGACTGACAAGCGCTGCCAGTGCCGTGACACAAAAGAGCCTTAAAGCCAGAGGTTCCCACTACAAAGGCAGCTCCTGTCCAGTctttatattaaaaaatatggCAATAAATTCACGGATTTTAAGTGAATTCAAGTAGATTCTATGACTCTGGCTAAGGAAGAAAGATGGAGCAAAATTGATATTGAATCTGATTGCAAATTTATCATTGACAGATTACAACGTAAATGGCTGAATAATAGCATCATAGGCACTATCCTGGAAGATATAGCAAAGCTGAGGATGTTGCTTCGACTCTGCGGCTTTCCTTTACCCGTAGAGTTGGAAATGATTGTAGTCATAGAAATGCAAAATTTGCAGTTAGAGTCACTAAAGATGTTCAATGGGAATCTGATTTCCCTGTGGCGCCTAGAGAAGCAGCACAAAATGATAGAAGAGCAGTTGCTCTGTTTTGTAACTAACTCTTGTATTTTCAAGTTAGTTCTTTAAAATACAAAATGGACGTTTgaccaaaagagaaaaaaaaatgtacgtGCTATTGATTGATATTTTAATATGCTAACTTGCTGCAATTGACAGATTTAATGAGAGGAGCAGACCGAAACATTATAGTAGTTCAATGGCATATATTGCAATTAACCGTTTTTAAGTGGCAGGCAAGAGCAAGCAATTATAATTTGACTAATTGAGTCAGAGACGCCGCAATGAAAGCCAGGACAGGGTACaaagcttttatttttttgtctttttggagtttttaattttttaatttttagagaattaataaTAGTTCTTCACTTACTTTCTTAATTATTCGATTATAGGTGAAGTGTCTTATTATTAACTAGACTATACTTTGTTGCCGTCTttttttggagttaaatagTGGAAGATGTCTCAACTAATCAAGTCAACCAAATTGGGATGGAGACACAGCAAGAGAAATATCTTTATACTATATAAAAAAGGTAGTTTGGCTTCACCTGCTGCTTGTGCTTTTAAGTACCTCGTTGAAAGCAATTATTTGACATTGGAACATGTTCACCCTTCTTATCTTTTAGCTTTAAAGACTGGTTGCgcttttagtaatttttttattaagaTCTCATTTGGGATTGCAGTAACTTGTCTAAAAGCCTTTCAATTGGTAGAGCTTTTGGTCAAACTATTTATTAAGTgtttaatcatatcatttaggtGCATACTTACATAAGTACttttttaatttgataattgtagttcaaaatttataataaaatagctaaagttagtttttattttttgcaatgTAAAAGTTGCCCTAAAAGCGCCAATTTTGAATTTATGCTAAAAACGCTTTAATGACCAAAAGGCCGACTTTTAAATAGTAGTATTTTTATCCtcaaaaaacacttttttagcAAAAGGATAGCAATCCCAAATAGGTCCTAACGAATGTTCAACGGGctggcttttctttttctttcgttAGGTCTGTCCTCCCATCTTCAAATTTCAAAGCTAGGTTGAtgtttttcaatttcatttgaacCACTAAGGGTTAATTTTGTCGCTTGGAACAATTCTGTTAATTTGGTTAAATTCGTTGTACAAGAGTCTGATGCAGAGGTTTGTCTAAAACGGCCATTTGAATCTTTATGTGTTGGTAGAGTGTGTTCACGATGGAAAGAGTTATTAACTGTTGGTCATTGTGCCGATTTACTTTCATTCCCTTAAATTTGCTTGTGAAGTTTCCTATTTATCGTCAAAACTTGGTTTTCAGGAAGTTTATGGTAACTAATCATTTAGTAGTTGTTAATAAGTTTTTAATGTCCTTTAGTGAAGTGAATTATTTCCTATTGTTACGACTATATAGTTTTTTTAATGCCAGCAATTTGAGACCATCATTTTAGCCTTTTGTAGCTCAAATAAGTATACACATTATGCTCAAATAAGTATACacatttttaaatttatttatcagacCTTAATGCAGAAAAATTGTTTTGGGATACGTGGAAAGACAGCCTTGATCTGTTTTTTAGCCTTGAACGAATTTTGTTTCCGCAATACTTTAATTTAATTATCTAAGTAACTCAGCAGCCCACTAAATCTTAAAATTCTTGAGAAGCGGTCTCAAGAATTTTCTCCATATTTATGGGTAAATTATCCATTTGGCTCTTGAACTTTTAGTTTCAGTAAAATTAAACCCTCTAACTATTTGCAGTCAACTTTTAGCCCTCGAACTTGTAAAATTGGGAACATGTGACCCTTTTGGCTAGTTTATCTCGTTTTGCAATCGAAAAGTCAAATCGCACGAATGACAGTATGCTTTAAAGAAAGGTCCGTTGTCTGCATAGAAACAAGCAAAAAGTGAACAATTTCatcttcttcccttttcctaACCCGAATCGCTAATAGATCTCAACAAATGAGTTGCAGAGGGAAGGCAGAGAATTGTGccacaaaacaagcaaaaatgTCCAAATATTGCAGCCCTCCGCTTCCTATTTGTCCTTGTGGTAAAGTTACAAAGATGATTATTTCATGGATTGATAGAAACCTAGAGAGAAGGTATGCCGTTTGCTCACAAGAAGTTGGTAACTGTGGATATTGGGATTGAATTGACAAGGAGATGTGCTGTCATTCTATTGAGTTGATACGGGGCCTTCTAAGGAGGATTAATGCaatagaaaagcaaaaagagaaaTTTGAAATTGCAGCATCAAGATCTGAGGCAAAAGCTGTTAAGTTGAAAGCAAAATTAAGAGAAATAGAGGAGCATCTATAGTGGCAGAAATGGTTGAATAAGTTTTTTGTAAGCGTACTTGTGGTGAGATGGTTAGTCACTGTAATAATGATACTTATAGAGAAAAAAAGAGGTGGAATCTATGCTGGGATGCTGAAAATGGAGGTAAATGTACTGGGATGATACTGAAATTCGGGTGATTTGATTTCGAGTTGCAAAACTGGATAAACTATCCAAAAGGGCTACGGGTTCCCAATTCCCAATTTTATAAGCTCAAGGGCAGAAAATTGACTACTACAAATAGTTTGAGGGCTTAATTTTACTTAAACTAAAAGTTCAAAGGTCAAACGGATAATTTGCCCCCATATTTACAGCCTTCTTTCTCACCCAATCCCTTGATTTTAGCTAGATTTTTCTCTTctgctttttctccatcctaatACAATGTAACAATGGTCATCGCTTGTCTTTTCATCATTCTCTGCATCATTGACTGTGCGTTTATCAAGAGCTTTTAGATTTGCTTCTAATCATGTTgtcctatttttttatttttaattcacAGTCTAGTTGTGTTTGAATTTGCAGTTACAATTTTTTGCAGGCCCTAATAATGTTTTCGAGATAAAGTCTTATTCTCTTGTGCATTGAGAAATGGCCTTAtatgattttttccttttttgtttaactttttCAAGTAGAGTTTTTCTTAAGGGTGCTCAATTGACACTCGTCAACCCACCTACATTTCACCTAATTTACCATGTATAGATGCACTCTAACAATTACCACCTTTCCTTGTATTTATACACTTTCTCAAATTaatcttaatttttttgaaaatctaacacctgaaatatattttaacgagtGCCCATTTAGCACTCGTTAAATAGAACCTTTCAAGTAAGAGGCTACTCTATATTTGTGGAAGTTAATCATCCATTGAAAGGAAGATATTTGATAAGATATACAATAAAATGTAAATAGACTTTTGAAAGTGTTCCATTGGCTAAAATCTCTAATGTACTTCTATTTTCTCATTTGTGCCGGCTTCAATGGTTTATGTTTTTAGTGACTCTATGTTTCTGTGGGTGAAGTACTCATAGAAGATGTAGACGAGTATTCTTCATCCTCTTTGCTTGCTATTGGTCAGAGTCACACACAAAAACTCTCCAGCAGCTGTAGTGGACAAGCACATACAATTCTATGTTGTATCTTCACTATAATCGTTCCAGAAAATTATCATGTACATAGCATGTAATAGTTCTTAATGGAGTTGACAGCTGTAGATGGAATTTTGTGTtgacattttcaatttttgcatgaaaaattcatattttttgacttttatcaCTACTAATAAAAGTTAATTTCCCTGATATAAATCCTATTGATTTATTGAGCAAACAATAAAATCATATCATAATATTTATGTACTAGAAGAGAATTAAGAAGCTATCATCTCAAAGCTTTTGGCTGATTTCCATTATTGCTAATCCCACTCTTTTTCTATCGATACTATACGCAACAAAATGATGAAGTTGTCgttcaaaaaaattaaactacTATTGGGAAATTTGTTGCTTGAAATTCTAAGTAGAATAATGAACGTAGAGACAATGTCATATGCATTTTGttttggtgaatattttgaACACTTCTGATCTTTAGTCAACCTATCAAATTGTGCACTTGtcttccttcattttttctttgccATAGAAGTGCTCAGGATCTAGGGTTTGGTTATGACTGAAAAGATGAATACTGTGGAATCGAAAAAAAGTAATATGGCCTTACTGGTAATTAGGATTTCATGAAATGATTGAGTTCGAATGAAGTATAtcattaattttgtattttctttttctttctaaagATAGTTTGGTAATTCAAGAAGATTTTTGTCATATACCTAAAATGCTTGGTAACTTAGGATATAGCATGGATTGCCAATGACAGAATGGCAAATGCCATTAGTCCTTAGCATCTTttgtcttttttaatttttatatatatacatatatatatatatatatatatatatataaatataacatACGTAGaagctccaaaacaataaaTCATTGCAGTCCAATAGATTTGTGCATATTTTCCAACAATCATCTGATAAAAATGCTTAAAACTCAAAGAGAAATTTAGTTGTCATAGGAGATGTGAGAAATTCCAAAACTAGTAAATAATATGAAATCTCAATCTATCTATTGAGCAAATAGATATTAATGAATATGAAAAACATTAAATCTCGAAAACATCTTCCCTGCATCCAGGTGAATCACTATAACTCAAAAGATTTGTGCATGTTTTTAAAAATGACATTTGCTAAAAAATGATTGAAGCCCAAGGAGAAATTCAGCTAACATGGTAGatgttaaaattttcaaatctagCAAACCATATGAAATCTCAAATCtcatagaaaaagagaaaaaaaggaaaaaatttcttACAAGGGAAATCCTAGGATAGAAtaaaattttcactagaaaaaATTAGGAGAGAAGAAATACTTACCAAGAAATGCTAGCAAAGAAAATTCCTCGCTAGAgggaatttattttaaaaaagcaaataaaaggtaTAAAAAACGGTTCCCTCCTATGGAGAAAGATTAGATCTGAAGGCCATTTTCGTTAGAGGAGCCttaaagagaagaaagagagaatgaATTTTAGAGAGAAATACACTAACACACAATTACTGAAATATTGGATTCCACGGATTAAATATTAGAAGATGTGCATTACAAACATATATCTTAATGACTTTCATGACATACGTTCTATCCAAAAACACATTTGTGAATTTATACACATATCAAGTGAAAATTATGTATGAAGTAtgattaatcattttttttaaaaaaatgaataaatgggAAGACTAGGGCGGACTTGGAAGTCTTTCCCTGACATCTTCATTATGTCATAGACTCGTAGCGTGAGCAACCCCTTGAAGACGTCCGAGGCTACTGTGACAACTTCTACATTAAACACCATACGCAAATCATGCTCGAAATCATAGACCAACAAACAGTTCTTCATTTCTTGTGCAAGCcaaaaaatcaattttcatCAGAGGATACAGTAGTTTTTTTTCTCTCTGCTTGAGAGAACTTTTCTCTCTCCTTGAGAGAACTTTCCCCCTACTGGTGGGTTTTCAGAAGTTTTCAAACTTTTAGACTCTCTCGTTTCCCGGCAAAGCACTAAAATCAACAACCTTCCTAAGTTCCAAAAACTATAGATTGTTGCTCGGACATAGTAAATGCAAGTGTTAATGATGACAATTTAGTGGTGGGGTTGGTCTCAGGACTGAGGTTTGCATGAGTCGTATGTATAAAGCAGCAGGCCATGTCGAACTTGATAGCGTACTCTGATTCCCGCAGCCTTATCTCCAGGTTTGAAGCTGTGCGTGTATTTTTAGCTTGTTCTCTTTCAGTATTTGGGTATTGTGGGTAAAGCtgctgttttttatttttttattttctgttgCTCCTTTGGTGTGTTTCTGTTAGTTGTGTTGTGTTCAAGCTCTGAGCTTTGTCGAGCTTTGGAGCCTGATCCTTTCTTTCTTGTCGCCTTCTTCAGTCTCTTCTGAGGTTTGTGTCGGTGTACTCATCTCCTTAACCAGGTGTGGTTTTTTACCCGTAGTATCTCTGATTGTTGCTATGGAGTCGGACTTGAGTGACATGATGCAGAAGTTTTCTCTGGCAGGGAATGAGCTCTCTGGAGCTACGCTGGACTTAGGGGACCTGGAAAGTGGTGTCAGGGAGTGTAAGGATAGCATAATAGGGAGGATTATGAGTGAAAAGGTAGCTAGTTTTACTGGGGTGAAAGGGTTTGCCACGGTAGCCTGGGGGTACCCCAAAAATTTGGGGGTGGTAGAGCTAGGACCAAATCTTTTCCAGTTCAATATACCAAACCTTGTGGATAGGGAAAGGATCTTGGAAGGAGGGCCGTGGGTTATAGATAACCAAATGTTGGTCTTGAACAGGTGGAAGGAAGGAATAGAAGGAGATGTGGAAGCGTTCAAATTGGCTCCTGTGTGGGTGCAAGTGTGGAATTTACCGATGCATTGGATTTCGAAAGAAGTTGGTCGAAAGATAGGGGCCGTTTTCAAACAGGTTAAGGATGTTATAATTCCCCAAATGGGGGGAAAGGAAGGAAGGCACTTGAAGATGTTTGTGACTATGGATCTTTCTAAACCACTGCTGAGAGGAACCATAGTTAAAACCGAAGGAACAATGATCTGGGTAGCCTTTAAGTATGAACGTTGTCCTGATTTTTGTTATAACTGTGGATTTGTAGGGCATGGTGAAAGGACATGCACCAAACAGCAGGAAAGTTCAGGAAGGAATGTGGATAATCAGTTTGGCCCCTGGTTGAGAGCAGGAACAGTTAAAGGAATCACTCAGACTAGGCAAACCAAAACTGATATTGATAAGGATAAACGGTATTGGAAGTTTCTGAATGGGGAATTAGTTGAAAGGGATCAGTCGAGTAGTGTGCTGGAGAAGAATCACTTAGAATTGAATAAGGTCTTGGAGAAAGAAAAGGCAGGTAGACAGGACATTTCGGAAGACCTTGATGTGTTGAGGATTGATGTTGATCAGACTGTTATTTCTCAAAAGGAAGAACTTTCAGAAGGAGCTAATAAGCAACAAGAGGAGCAGGAACATATAGAGGCTGCTAAGAATGAACAGGGAAGAGCACAAGGAATAGGTGCAGCTTTGAACTCCATTGTGAGTGGTATGACTGCAATGGAGGAGGACAATATAGGTGGAACTCCCGTGGTAGATAGTACTAGTACTGTGGAGGGAGGACTAGAGACTAGGCTGATGAAACATGAGACGAGTACCAAGAATGGTAAGATACAGGAGGCAATCAGGAAGCAATCTAAAAGGTTGAACAGAAAAGTGTCTCCCCCTTCTAAATCTAGAAGGCCTCTTAGGGAGGTGACTAACCAAGGCAGCAATCAAGTTGGTGgggggaaaaggaaaacaatgaTGATAGGTGATGATATGGAGTGCGATGG
Protein-coding regions in this window:
- the LOC113713918 gene encoding wall-associated receptor kinase 2-like — translated: MFKKLIISQFWYKFHQWCCKRLCGAQLILVVILAILFSRIVVASAAAFPIAKPGCNSSCGNVEIPYPFGMTEGCYLDEPFQIICNTSFNPPKPISQFSEIDVTRISLEGQIHVLQFVARKCFSQSSVVPSKHMVTTFSLAKFTLNHTLNKFTAVGCDTYGFIKGFHGVQGYTTGCMSICYSTEEVVDGICSGGGCCQTSIPKGTSEFSLSVGSFRNHSVVENFNPCSSVFVVEQGGFNFSMDLLRDIENVNKLPVALDWTIGNETCEIAQKNLDTYACQKNSKCINDPEPDSYPGYRCSCLEGYEGNPYIACQDIDECQDENLNTCTFKSLCKNEIGGNKCSCPNGYQGDGKISPCLPKRKNQQLLVTRIIAGIALVTAALLAFGSWLYFEFKRRKLIIEKQKFFQENGGLLLQQELIKQKDCTNIAKIFTAKELEKATNNFDEKRVIGQGSYGTVYKGNLTDCTVVAIKKSRVVDRSQIDHFINEVIVLSQINHRNVVKLLGCCLEMEVPLLVYEFINNGTLFDHMQDKAKASVLCWDTRLRIATETAGALSYLHSAASPPIIHRDIKSVNILLDDKYTAKVSDFGTSRLVPMIESEIPTMVQGTIGYLDPEYLQTSQLTEKSDVYSFGVVLVELLTGKKVLCFERSARERTLASYFLSSIKDNRLFEVLDDNIDTERNAEQLKEVAMLAKRCLNVKGEDRPTMKEVALELEGMSLSARHSWVQHPATVLEEMGSLLSDVTIILSPKTHVLLPINDGR